The Colletotrichum destructivum chromosome 8, complete sequence genome includes the window ATCTCCAGGCGGCGTCGAGTTCTCTAGGTACTATGCCGGACCTCGGTACTCGATAGTAGCTCGTTTCCCCTCCATCTGGCCATCTCGAATTAGATGCTATAACCAGCGGATGGTAGCTCATAATagaccaagccagcccaCCAGTGACCCTCAACAATTATCTACATCTCGCACCCCATCGTCTTCCCTTCCAAAAAACCTACATCCCAGATTCAACCCTGCTTCCTCCCTAGGCTAAACCATCACCATGTCCGCCCTACCAGAGAGCTACAACACGCTCGTCCTCCCCCAGATCCGCCTCTCTCACCACCCGTCCTCATCACCTACCCCGACCCCCGTGATCGTCCTGACGCTCGACCGCCCCTCGGCCCGCAACGCCTTCACTGACACCATggcctcctccctcgtccGCGCCTACGCCCTCGTCTCCTCCGACCCCCGCGTCAAGTGCGTCGTGCTCACGGGCTTTGACCGGGCAAACCGCACATTCTGCGCCGGCATGGACCTCCACCAGcccgtccgcctcccccgCGCCCGCGACGACCATCGTGACACGGGTGGCCTTGTGGCGCTGGCCATGCACAACTGCGCcaagcccgtcgtcgcggccATAAACGGgtccgccgtcggcgtggGCATCACCATGACGCTTCCCGCCTCCATTAGGGTCGTCTCTAAGGACGCCAAGATAGGTTTCGTGTTTGGCCGGAGGGGGTTCAACATGGAGGCGTGTTCGTCCTTCTATCTCCCCCGGCTCATCGGCGCGGGGCCGGCACTGCATCTCATCACGACCGGGGCCGTCTACCCTGCCGATAGTCCTTTACTACGGAACCTATTCAGCGAGATAGTCGAACCAGAGCAGGTACTTCCTCGGGCACTTGCCATTGCCGAGGACATTGCGGCGAACGTGAGCACAGTGGCCGTCAGGGTCATGCGGGACATGATCATGCGATCACCTCAGTCACCCGAGGACGCGCATCTACTGGAGAGCAAGATCTTCTTTGACTTGTTCAGTGGGAAAGACAGCAGGGAGGGCATGGAGAGTTTCATGCAGAAGCGAGCTCCACGCTTCACAGGGACCATGGAGAAAGATGCGCCCAGTGCATACCCGTGgtgggaagagaaaggggtAAAGGCAAAGATATAGCTAGAGTAGTAACAGAAGAGCTGAACTTAGATTATGATACGAGTGAAGTGTCGAATTTGTTCCCAGCTGGCAGcccggagctggagctgccGGCCCCCGATATATCCTTTCCTCAAACAAAGCCCAGTGTCCTTATGGTCTGTACTTCCACAAATTTGGATCAAAGATGATGTCATACTCGTTCTTCTGGAAGGTGCCGATGGCGCAGCTCAGGTCGTGATATCCCTCGAGTCCAGTGACCGGCAGGTCCTGCTCGGCGTCACTCTCCTCGTGAAGGTTCCAGCTGCCAACTAATCTGCCATCCCGGGTGAAGAAGATGTCGACGGTCATGCTGCCGGCCTGAGCCGTAAACGACATACCGACGCCGAGTGTTTCACCAGGGCGGAAAGGGTCTGTAAAGGTCTTGCCGCCCCATCTGTCGTTGATGTACTTgtgcccgtcgtcgccgtggaCCGCAAGACTACCACGGTGCCATCCGGGGAGTCTGAAGTTAGGATAGGGGAGGGCGGTGAAGCCAAGAGCGAGGTCAACCTCCCTCGCCGAACCGCGAACCTTGACTTCATAGTAGATCTTGAAGGGACGTCCTGTGGCGTGAGGCGAGTGCGTCTTGACAGAGTAGAGAGGGGGGAACCCAATGATGGTGCTGTCCGGGGCATTCCGTTGCGTAGCAACCTCCCATTTACCAGAGACGGGTTGGGCCATGGTCCCGCGGAACCCTTGAGGCTGGAGCAGCCATATCCTGTGAGtgcgcagggcctcgagaGCGGTGGGGTCCAGGTCGATGGGTTGCACAAGAGGATACTGGTTAACCCACGCCTCacccgcctcggcctcctgctcggTAGAGTTGTTCGCGGGCGAACGATCGAAGCCGCTGAAaaaggccggcggcggcgggaagagGGTGGTGTCTGGGACGGCAGCCTCCCAGTCATGTTTCGGCTTCGAATCCGATGGCGGGGGACCGGGCGGAGGAGCCGTGTAGTCGTGGGCGGGTGGGGGGCCTGGCGGGGGTGCAAAGTCGTTGTTCTggtgagaaggaggaggaccaGGTGGCGGCGCATACTGGCCGGGAGGAGGcccggacggcgaggcgTAGCCTCCATGTGCAGGGGGAGGGCCGGGAGGTGGGGCGAAGTCATCACTCCGACCCGGGGGTGGACCACTCGGAGGCGCGTACGACTGGCTGGGTGGCGGACCGGAGGGAGGGCCGTAGTTCTGGGCCGAACTTTGAGCAGGAGGCGGGCCAGAAGGCGGCGCGTACTGGGGTTGGTGGTAATTGCTGCTCATCTTGAAGTCTTGCTGGGCCGAGGTAGGTCGTTGTGCGGGACGCGGGGCGGGAATATCATCCCTGTCGGCTTTGCTGCCGAAACACATGTCGagagaagaacaagaaggtTCAAGGCTCTCGGGTGAGATTCACGCCGTTCGTCTAGTGTCAGAAATGAGTGCCGGCGAGTCGCGGACCAACGTGTCGGAGTAGGGAGCAAGTTAGTCGACGCTGCGGGGGTTGAACGCCTTGACGTCGAAATAAGGCTCGACTGCTGTGGGACTTGAAACACTGAAGAAGCGGCCAGGCAGGCGACTAGGACTAGGGATGACAGAATGTGCAATGGTTTGAACAGTCGACAAACAGTTCTTGATCACCGCGAAAGATGGATATAAGAtgcagcgacgacgatgcaggtcgggggggagggcgaaTGAGGCGTGATATGAAGGAGCGAAGGTGGCTGTGTCGCAAGAGGTCGACGCTGACGCAGGTGATTCAAGGCAGACAAGACCACTGGACTCAGCACAGCAAGAGTGGACTGGATTGACCCGGATTGACCAGTGATCAAAGAAGCCATTGTGAGGTCGCTGTCCGCAATAGGCAGGCGACCCGCTTTTGTTTCGCCCCGTAATGACATGACAGGCACAGCAGCATGTACCTACAtacttacctacctttcTTACCCTTCTTGCCCAGCACAGAGGCACAAACGACACCCAAACGGCCTCTGCGTCTTTGGCGTCTACTTCTTCTGCGTCGGTGTCCTTCGGTTGCTCTGCAGGCCAGATGAGGATGGCAGTGTGCGTCTGCCTACTTAGCCACTCTCCCAGTCAAtagagaaggagggggggggggaagaaaggaGGCAAACGAGGGCAGTCGCTTGCGATGGCCTTTGGAGTCATTTTTGTCAAAACCACCTCGTGCAGCCAACGGCTTTCAGGACAAAGAGGtcagccgccgccactgcttCGGGGAGGCCGCCCATCGAATCGCCTAACCACCACCTGTCATCGCTGCACCGCCGGCCAACCCGGGCGCAACTGGGCGGGGAGATGTCGGCGCAGCTAACGTTTAAGCTTACCCGGTGGGCCGAAGAAACTCCATCATAGGAGGAGCGGCGGGCTTCTGCCGCTCCTTCGTCATCTCGTGCAGGACTAGGTAATGCAGTTCAGTCATACAATCAAAGGCAAGGAGATTGAAAAAGAACACTAACACATTATCAGGGCGAAAAGAGCAGAATCCTGAGGTGCATCTGGCGTCGGCTCGTTCCATTGTACGTCGAGAGTCTGCCAAGAGAATGATTTCAATCTCTGCACGAACATAGATGGCATTCGGTCCTCCCTCACCACCACTCACTTGAATCATTGCTTGAGTAAATTAGCGCAGACGATGCATTGCATTCAGAAGCATGCACTTATCAAGTTTACTACGTGTTTGCGCTCCGCTCCGACCCTTCCTATTTGGGTCGACTCCATCTTGGAAAACACCACGGTAACACGCCAGCACAAGAAGGAAGGCGGCATCCAATGTGCCAAGTTGTCATCGTCATGAGACAGACCATGAGGAAAGTGTGTGGCGGAAATTCCCCCAATCATCCCAAGCCCGGCTTCATCTTCTCACCAACCGCTTCAAAATCACCAACTGCCTCCACCGAGCAGAGACAGCCGACAAACAGTCAgggtctctctctcgcaaAAGACATTTAATCAACCCTCAAACAAACACAAAAACCCCCAAACAAAAATTTGTGAAGAAACATTATACTCCCTAGGTAAAATCCCGGGACAAACACACAACACACTAGTTGCTCCTTAACAAGCTCAACGACCCGTTTTGCTACCTAGTCAGTCCTCCAACAGGTTGACGTTCCCTCAAGCCATCTTGAAACACAACTCACCAGCTTccaacagcgacgacgagagtTTCACGGGTACAAGAGCCACCGATTTTCGGGCGACTGCTTCATCCCACCGACAACCCTTAGCAGCCCCAGGTCTTCCACCCCTTGTCCGGACAGTATGGACTTTCCTCAACCCAATCCCCCTCCGAACGATCATGAGCCCGATATTCGACATCTACTGGATGCCGAGCTTACCGGTCTTGAGTACACTGTCCCTAGGTATCTGGGTCCTGATTTCAACGGCCCTAACTATGCCGGTGCCCAGTCCGCCGGTCCTGGGTACACCAGTCCTGGTTACACAGGTCTCCTGGGTTCTAGTCCTCGGCCCACCAGTTCTAGGAACGCTGGCTCCCAGCCTTCCGGGCCTGAATACAGCTACGTCGAGTACGCCAGTGCCGAGAACACCACTCAAATGCCCGCTAGTTGTACGCATACTGGCCTCAGCTACACGGCTATGCTGGAACCTAGTCCCCCGCCCACTATTCCTAGGAATGATGGCTCCCAGATTGCTGTTCCCGAGCACACTGGTGTTCAGAGAGCCAGTCCCCTGACTACCCTTCTTCAGAATCTTGAACACGCCGGTCCCAGCTATACCAGGCTCCCCAATTCCAATCCCCTGGCAACTGACCCTGATAATACTGTCACCAGCTACACTGCTCTGCTGGAACCCAGTCCCCCGCCCACTAGTCCTAGGAATGCTGGCTCCCCCCAGATTGCTGTTCCCGAGCACACTGGTGTTCAGAGAGCCAGTCCCCTGACTACCCTTCTTCAGAATCTTGAACACGCCGGTCCCAGCTACACCAGGCTCCCCAATTTCAATCCCCTGACAGCTGGCCTTAGGAGTACTGGCCCCCAGCCACCTGGTCCTGAGCACAGCTCCCTCGAGCACACCGAGGTCCAGAACACCAGTACCCTGACCGCCGGTCCTGGGAACCCTGTTTTCCGGCCACCTGGTCCTGAGCACAGCTATCTCGACTACACCGGTTTCCAGAATACCGGTCCCTTGCTTTCCGGTCCTGGGAACGCCAATCCACAGCCTGCCAATTTCCAAAACGAGGTTTCTCAGGTAGCTCCTGCACCCAGCGCCTCATCGCAGTCATCGAAACCCCACGATCTTAACGTCTGGGCCGGCCTCTGGAACAGTATGCCCGATCTTGTACCCGCTCTCGACCAGGTCGTCGGACGCCGCCCGGGGGATCCACAACCGCCggaaacaacaacaacagcagcagtatATATTCCCATGGTGGAGGCCCTCGTCCATCGCCTAGGCGCGGTTGATTTAGAAGCCTTTGGGGGCGGCGCCAGAGGGTGGGAAGTAGCCCTCGCTGAATACACCCCGAGCGTTGACGTCCCCATCCAGCGAGTCCAGGACTGGATCGTTCTTCATTGCAGGATCTTCTTCACCTCGTGGCTTGAATGCGAAGCGGTCGCCCGCGCGTGCCCATAGAACGGCTTCACCGTCCGCCAGCTTTTGACCAACGCAGACGAATTAACACAGTTTTGCAT containing:
- a CDS encoding Putative enoyl-CoA hydratase/isomerase, ClpP/crotonase-like domain superfamily; the encoded protein is MSALPESYNTLVLPQIRLSHHPSSSPTPTPVIVLTLDRPSARNAFTDTMASSLVRAYALVSSDPRVKCVVLTGFDRANRTFCAGMDLHQPVRLPRARDDHRDTGGLVALAMHNCAKPVVAAINGSAVGVGITMTLPASIRVVSKDAKIGFVFGRRGFNMEACSSFYLPRLIGAGPALHLITTGAVYPADSPLLRNLFSEIVEPEQVLPRALAIAEDIAANVSTVAVRVMRDMIMRSPQSPEDAHLLESKIFFDLFSGKDSREGMESFMQKRAPRFTGTMEKDAPSAYPWWEEKGVKAKI
- a CDS encoding Putative SPRY domain, concanavalin A-like lectin/glucanase domain superfamily, which codes for MCFGSKADRDDIPAPRPAQRPTSAQQDFKMSSNYHQPQYAPPSGPPPAQSSAQNYGPPSGPPPSQSYAPPSGPPPGRSDDFAPPPGPPPAHGGYASPSGPPPGQYAPPPGPPPSHQNNDFAPPPGPPPAHDYTAPPPGPPPSDSKPKHDWEAAVPDTTLFPPPPAFFSGFDRSPANNSTEQEAEAGEAWVNQYPLVQPIDLDPTALEALRTHRIWLLQPQGFRGTMAQPVSGKWEVATQRNAPDSTIIGFPPLYSVKTHSPHATGRPFKIYYEVKVRGSAREVDLALGFTALPYPNFRLPGWHRGSLAVHGDDGHKYINDRWGGKTFTDPFRPGETLGVGMSFTAQAGSMTVDIFFTRDGRLVGSWNLHEESDAEQDLPVTGLEGYHDLSCAIGTFQKNEYDIIFDPNLWKYRP